The Brenneria rubrifaciens genome has a window encoding:
- the exbB gene encoding tol-pal system-associated acyl-CoA thioesterase, giving the protein MNMAVSNITQQVASAWQKKRGAFSAFSRGVLAILLFSAGLSGNALAAPATAPISGDNSDSAVTQSAPAAVAPDTLTPEALASTPASSLSLPASAAPGTSNLMRTDLSVWGMYQHADVVVKTVMIGLLLASVITWAIFFSKSVELMGAKRRLRGEYQALEQARTLDDAAETAEAFKAGSVARQLLVDAQNEQELSARSDDNNGIKERTAFRLERRVAAAGRHMGRGNGYLATVGAVAPFVGLFGTVWGIMNSFIGIAQTQTTNLAVVAPGIAEALLATAIGLIAAIPAVVIYNVFARWIAGYKALLGDVAAQVLLLLSRDLDVAASNDNRVSSSAHKLRVG; this is encoded by the coding sequence GTGAACATGGCTGTCAGTAACATTACTCAACAAGTGGCATCAGCCTGGCAAAAAAAACGTGGGGCGTTCAGCGCATTTTCCCGTGGCGTACTGGCTATTCTGCTGTTTAGCGCAGGGCTGAGCGGAAATGCGCTCGCGGCCCCTGCGACAGCGCCTATTTCCGGCGATAATTCGGACTCGGCCGTCACTCAGTCCGCCCCTGCTGCCGTGGCGCCGGATACGCTGACGCCGGAGGCATTAGCTTCGACTCCGGCTTCATCGCTCTCGCTTCCTGCGAGCGCCGCGCCGGGGACGAGCAATCTGATGAGAACGGATCTGTCTGTCTGGGGCATGTATCAACACGCGGATGTCGTTGTGAAAACAGTGATGATCGGCCTTCTGTTGGCGTCCGTCATCACCTGGGCGATTTTCTTCAGTAAAAGCGTTGAACTGATGGGAGCAAAGCGCCGCCTGCGTGGTGAGTATCAGGCGCTGGAACAGGCCAGAACGCTGGATGATGCGGCAGAAACCGCTGAAGCTTTCAAAGCGGGCAGTGTGGCGCGGCAACTGCTGGTTGATGCGCAGAATGAACAGGAATTATCCGCCCGTTCTGACGACAACAACGGCATCAAAGAGCGTACCGCTTTTCGTCTGGAACGTCGCGTTGCGGCGGCAGGGCGTCATATGGGGCGTGGCAACGGTTATCTGGCGACGGTGGGCGCGGTCGCTCCCTTTGTCGGGCTATTTGGTACGGTGTGGGGCATTATGAACAGCTTCATTGGTATCGCGCAAACGCAGACCACCAATCTGGCTGTTGTCGCGCCGGGGATCGCCGAAGCGTTGCTGGCCACGGCAATCGGTTTGATTGCGGCCATCCCTGCGGTGGTGATTTATAACGTTTTCGCCCGCTGGATTGCCGGCTATAAAGCGTTGCTGGGCGATGTTGCCGCACAGGTGCTGTTGCTGTTGAGCCGCGATCTGGACGTTGCCGCCAGCAATGATAATCGCGTGTCGTCATCGGCGCATAAACTGCGAGTGGGATAA
- the exbD gene encoding TonB system transport protein ExbD, translating into MAMHLNDDVSDNGEMHDINVTPFIDVMLVLLIIFMVAAPLATVDIRVDLPASSAAPQPRPEKPVYLTVKADRQLYVGDDVVSEQSLAQVLDAATNANKETTIFFQADKSVDYETMMNVMDALRKAGYLKIGLVGAESAAK; encoded by the coding sequence ATGGCGATGCATTTGAACGATGATGTGAGTGACAATGGCGAGATGCATGACATCAACGTGACGCCGTTTATTGATGTCATGCTGGTTCTGCTAATCATCTTTATGGTGGCGGCGCCGTTGGCGACGGTAGACATTCGCGTTGACCTGCCTGCATCTTCCGCCGCCCCTCAGCCGCGCCCGGAAAAGCCGGTTTACCTGACCGTGAAAGCCGATAGGCAATTATATGTCGGCGATGACGTGGTGAGTGAGCAGTCGCTGGCTCAGGTACTGGATGCCGCTACCAATGCGAATAAAGAAACCACCATCTTTTTTCAGGCAGATAAAAGCGTGGATTATGAAACCATGATGAATGTCATGGATGCGCTGCGCAAAGCCGGTTATCTCAAGATTGGATTGGTTGGGGCGGAATCCGCCGCCAAATAA